One window of the Candidatus Baltobacteraceae bacterium genome contains the following:
- a CDS encoding DUF4397 domain-containing protein, whose protein sequence is MKHSTLGIVAILAITLAGCGGGSVGNSLGLNNNHGYFRFVNGSADSGSVDVYVDGNKINTNGPVAYGEMTGYEQVGVGSHTIAVDASGTQTAIAGIPTASLTQGVNGGSYVSLVLVGEQHPTVVTDTPNIVAYVDTPYSTPSGGFAVNFHNAAPVTGTGTTTFGITSATGTQQLGAALNVGGVSQPVGIPSTFISPSETVSFTATPSNTTIAAVSLTPSQIDASGCAANTLPCNSGNLSLYFIDGPAASTAASAGPYPDGITASQTATFAGLFDANGQ, encoded by the coding sequence ATGAAGCACTCTACTCTCGGGATCGTCGCGATACTTGCGATAACACTCGCGGGATGCGGCGGCGGATCCGTCGGCAATTCGCTCGGTCTCAATAACAATCACGGTTATTTCCGCTTCGTTAACGGATCGGCGGACTCGGGCAGCGTCGACGTGTACGTCGACGGAAACAAGATCAACACCAACGGTCCGGTGGCGTACGGCGAGATGACCGGCTACGAACAAGTCGGCGTCGGTTCGCACACGATCGCCGTCGACGCCTCGGGGACGCAGACCGCAATCGCGGGCATACCGACCGCATCGCTGACACAAGGCGTGAACGGCGGCTCGTACGTCTCGCTCGTGCTGGTTGGCGAACAGCATCCAACGGTCGTCACCGATACCCCGAACATCGTCGCGTATGTCGACACACCCTACAGTACGCCGAGCGGCGGATTCGCGGTCAACTTCCACAACGCCGCGCCCGTAACCGGAACGGGCACGACCACGTTCGGCATCACCTCGGCGACCGGGACGCAGCAGCTCGGCGCGGCGCTGAACGTCGGCGGCGTCTCACAGCCGGTCGGCATTCCGAGCACGTTCATCAGTCCGAGTGAAACGGTATCGTTTACCGCGACGCCGAGCAATACCACGATCGCGGCGGTTTCGCTCACCCCCAGTCAAATCGACGCGAGCGGCTGCGCGGCGAACACGCTGCCGTGTAACAGTGGGAACCTCTCCCTCTACTTCATCGACGGTCCCGCCGCGTCGACGGCCGCGAGCGCCGGTCCGTATCCCGACGGCATCACCGCGTCGCAGACCGCGACGTTCGCCGGGCTCTTCGACGCCAACGGCCAGTAG
- a CDS encoding DUF2203 domain-containing protein translates to MKFFSPEKANALIPKLAPLVDELLTKRRDLAIKLLESDPALRVPPPSSIRSTRLAGLRSPFPTPRFGELKSEIVRLIHRIESFGCIVKDLDLGLLDFPSTRRGEPIYLCWKAGETRVLYWHALDEGFAERKNL, encoded by the coding sequence ATGAAGTTCTTTTCGCCCGAGAAGGCCAACGCCCTCATTCCGAAGTTGGCGCCCCTGGTCGATGAACTGCTGACCAAGCGCCGCGACCTTGCGATCAAGCTGCTCGAGAGTGATCCGGCACTGCGCGTGCCGCCGCCGTCGTCGATCCGCTCGACCCGTCTGGCCGGCCTGCGCTCACCCTTTCCGACGCCGCGTTTTGGCGAACTCAAAAGCGAGATCGTGCGGCTCATCCATCGCATCGAGTCCTTCGGGTGCATCGTCAAGGATCTCGACTTGGGACTGCTCGATTTCCCGTCGACCCGGCGGGGCGAGCCGATCTATCTCTGCTGGAAAGCGGGCGAAACGCGCGTGCTGTATTGGCACGCCCTCGACGAGGGTTTCGCGGAAAGAAAGAACCTTTAG
- the rapZ gene encoding RNase adapter RapZ, which translates to MSTARIVFVTGLSGAGKSQAIKTLEDLGFYCVEHLPPAALDATLQALDAARTPDIAISLYEHGDPLLGDALAAIERAARTRSVDVLYLEARNDALVRRFSETRRRHPFESRGSLRDAIAAERAALLPLRERATMTIDTTVLTHGGLKERLAAAFAPNERAQLAVTIVPFGFKYGLPLDLDLLFDVRFLRNPNYDDVLRPLTGQDEAVVKFIEDDPACAPFVAKLNELMDFLIPRYIAEGKARLTVGIGCTGGRHRSVYVANRLYDHLATNERVALAVDPRDVGR; encoded by the coding sequence ATGAGCACGGCTCGAATCGTCTTCGTGACCGGACTCTCCGGCGCCGGAAAGAGTCAGGCCATCAAGACGCTTGAAGACTTGGGCTTCTACTGCGTGGAACACCTGCCGCCGGCCGCGTTGGATGCGACGCTGCAGGCACTCGACGCCGCTCGCACGCCCGACATCGCCATCAGTCTCTACGAGCATGGCGACCCGTTGCTGGGCGACGCGCTCGCCGCCATCGAGCGTGCAGCACGCACGCGTTCCGTCGACGTCCTCTATCTCGAAGCCCGAAACGACGCCCTCGTGCGCCGCTTCAGCGAAACGCGCCGCCGCCATCCGTTCGAATCGCGCGGCTCGTTGCGCGACGCCATCGCCGCCGAACGTGCGGCGCTGCTGCCGCTGCGCGAGCGCGCGACGATGACGATCGACACGACCGTGCTCACCCATGGCGGTCTCAAGGAGCGGCTGGCCGCGGCCTTTGCTCCCAACGAGCGTGCGCAACTCGCCGTGACCATCGTTCCGTTCGGCTTCAAGTACGGGCTGCCGCTCGATCTCGATCTGCTCTTCGACGTGCGCTTTCTGCGCAATCCCAATTACGACGACGTGCTGCGCCCGCTCACGGGGCAAGATGAAGCCGTCGTGAAATTCATCGAAGATGACCCGGCATGCGCCCCGTTCGTGGCGAAGCTCAACGAGCTGATGGACTTCCTCATCCCGCGCTATATTGCGGAAGGCAAGGCTCGCTTGACGGTCGGGATCGGCTGTACCGGCGGCCGGCATCGTTCGGTCTACGTTGCGAACCGGCTCTACGATCACTTGGCCACGAACGAACGCGTCGCGCTCGCGGTCGATCCGCGCGACGTTGGGAGATAA
- a CDS encoding YvcK family protein, whose amino-acid sequence MRRRVIAPLQWLLPGLGIKRWVVLAVFGIMLVLDGVDRWLVAQGGSGFHVNEIIDGIVYDYFPPSYLTWIFVGAGSLAILVGVRQWLQALVHAARAGDHGLLDSLLVRRLEQGYKIVAIGGGTGLSTLLRGLKRRTSNLTAVVTVSDDGGSSGRLQKELGVLPPGDVRNCLVALADDEALVTDLFRYRFEEGEGLIGHSFGNLFLAAMSGITGNFDAAIKESSRVLNIVGRVLPATLSMARLCAELDDGTILEGESNIPKATRPIRRVFLEPETAAPLDEVIEAIRRADAIVLGPGSLFTSILPNFLIDRITAEVSRASAVKIYVCNVMTQPGETDRMTAADHVEALFRNAGARVCDYVIVNDEPPRKLLETYAEERQEPVVPDVDRIEDMGLTAVREQMISETETVRHDPEKLGATVIDVIDRAVAERATYVKPARAYTKAGSAAASRR is encoded by the coding sequence GTGCGCCGCCGCGTCATCGCACCGCTGCAATGGCTCTTGCCGGGACTGGGCATCAAGCGCTGGGTTGTGTTGGCGGTCTTCGGGATCATGCTCGTTCTCGACGGCGTCGACCGTTGGCTCGTCGCCCAGGGTGGGAGCGGGTTCCATGTCAACGAGATCATCGACGGCATCGTCTATGATTATTTCCCACCCTCGTACCTTACATGGATCTTCGTCGGCGCGGGTTCGCTTGCAATTCTCGTCGGCGTTCGCCAGTGGCTGCAGGCGCTGGTGCACGCCGCGCGCGCAGGCGATCACGGCTTGCTCGATTCGCTGCTGGTGCGACGGCTGGAGCAAGGCTACAAAATCGTCGCCATCGGCGGCGGCACCGGTCTCTCGACCCTGCTGCGCGGGCTCAAACGGCGCACCAGCAACCTCACTGCCGTCGTAACCGTGAGCGACGACGGCGGCTCGTCGGGCCGTTTGCAGAAGGAACTCGGCGTGCTGCCGCCCGGTGACGTACGCAACTGTTTGGTCGCACTCGCGGACGACGAAGCGTTGGTCACCGATCTCTTTCGCTACCGCTTCGAGGAAGGCGAGGGCCTCATCGGTCACTCGTTCGGCAACCTGTTTCTCGCGGCGATGAGCGGCATCACCGGCAATTTCGATGCGGCAATCAAGGAATCGAGCCGCGTGCTCAACATCGTCGGGCGGGTGCTGCCGGCGACGCTGTCGATGGCGCGGCTGTGCGCCGAACTCGACGACGGCACGATCCTCGAAGGCGAGTCAAATATTCCCAAGGCCACGCGGCCGATCCGCCGCGTCTTCTTAGAGCCCGAAACCGCGGCGCCGCTCGACGAAGTGATCGAAGCGATCCGCCGCGCCGACGCGATCGTGCTCGGCCCGGGGTCGCTCTTCACCTCGATTCTGCCCAACTTCCTCATCGATCGCATCACCGCCGAAGTTTCGCGCGCGAGCGCGGTGAAAATTTACGTGTGCAACGTGATGACGCAGCCGGGTGAAACCGATCGGATGACCGCGGCCGATCACGTCGAGGCACTCTTCCGTAATGCGGGCGCGCGCGTGTGCGACTACGTGATCGTCAACGATGAGCCGCCGCGCAAACTGCTCGAAACCTACGCCGAGGAGCGGCAAGAGCCCGTCGTGCCCGACGTCGACCGGATCGAGGACATGGGACTGACCGCGGTGCGCGAGCAGATGATCAGCGAAACCGAGACCGTGCGGCACGACCCGGAAAAACTCGGAGCGACGGTGATCGACGTCATCGACCGCGCGGTCGCCGAGCGCGCGACCTACGTGAAACCCGCCCGCGCCTACACTAAGGCGGGGTCGGCTGCTGCATCGCGACGTTGA
- a CDS encoding carboxypeptidase regulatory-like domain-containing protein: MRKVARALAAFAFALSALTACNNSDLPPATQFSPLAGTVTDSVTHQPIAGATVIVDTVLIVTTDDKGMFKVAKVPSGIVDYVVQAKGYADVSSTVQVEPGKTFQLNVAMQQPTPP; the protein is encoded by the coding sequence ATGAGGAAGGTCGCTCGCGCTCTGGCTGCATTCGCATTTGCGTTGTCCGCGCTGACCGCGTGCAATAACAGCGATTTGCCGCCCGCGACGCAATTCTCGCCGCTTGCCGGGACCGTGACCGATTCGGTGACGCATCAGCCGATTGCCGGTGCGACGGTCATCGTCGATACCGTCCTCATCGTAACGACCGACGACAAAGGAATGTTCAAGGTCGCAAAAGTCCCGAGCGGCATCGTCGATTACGTGGTGCAAGCGAAGGGTTACGCCGACGTTTCGTCTACGGTTCAGGTCGAGCCGGGGAAAACGTTCCAGCTCAACGTCGCGATGCAGCAGCCGACCCCGCCTTAG
- a CDS encoding cystathionine beta-synthase, with the protein MSLTASDRATGPIYCETALDAIGNTPLVKLNKVTDGAQPLVLAKVEYVNPGGSVKDRPAVAMLEAAERAGLLRPGGTIVEPTSGNTGSGLAMAAAIRGYRCILVMPDKMAKEKIDLLKAYGAEVVVTPTNVPNDSAESYYGVANRLASEIPGAFQPNQFHNHENPEAHYHTTGPEIWQQTRGTITHFVAGIGTGGTISGTARYLKDQNPKIHVIGADPEGSIYSGDTPRSYAVEGIGMSYLPETVDLKVIDEMVRVSDRDSFLMARRITREEGLLVGGSSGTAAVAAVKLARTLPKEAIVVVLFPDSGRGYMSKIFNDEWMIANGFLSEGKRKATVGDVLRGKTPLPPMITVKPDDTVKTALDLLRKYEISQLPVMKGHESVGSVNDVGVMQAVFDQADILHKPVTEVMGRAFPSLEQHEEIERAYKLLTLANPAVVVTDDGEPIGVLARQDIISFLSSSIADTK; encoded by the coding sequence ATGTCCCTGACCGCCTCCGACCGGGCAACCGGGCCCATCTATTGCGAAACCGCGCTCGACGCGATCGGCAACACACCCCTGGTCAAACTGAACAAAGTGACCGACGGTGCGCAGCCTCTGGTGCTGGCGAAAGTCGAGTACGTCAATCCCGGTGGAAGCGTCAAAGACCGCCCAGCGGTCGCCATGCTCGAGGCCGCCGAACGCGCGGGCCTGCTGCGACCGGGCGGAACGATCGTCGAACCGACCAGCGGTAACACCGGCTCGGGCCTGGCGATGGCGGCCGCGATTCGCGGCTATCGGTGCATCCTGGTGATGCCCGACAAGATGGCGAAGGAAAAGATCGATTTGCTCAAAGCGTACGGAGCGGAGGTCGTTGTGACACCGACCAACGTGCCGAACGATTCGGCCGAGTCCTATTACGGTGTCGCGAACCGATTGGCGTCCGAGATTCCGGGGGCGTTTCAGCCCAATCAGTTCCACAACCACGAGAACCCCGAGGCGCACTACCACACGACCGGCCCCGAAATCTGGCAGCAGACGCGCGGGACGATCACGCACTTCGTCGCCGGCATCGGTACCGGCGGCACGATCTCGGGCACGGCCCGCTATTTAAAGGATCAAAATCCGAAGATCCACGTGATCGGCGCCGATCCGGAGGGCTCGATCTACTCGGGCGATACGCCGCGCTCGTATGCGGTCGAAGGCATCGGCATGAGCTATCTGCCGGAAACCGTCGATCTCAAAGTGATCGACGAGATGGTGCGCGTGTCGGATCGTGATTCGTTTTTGATGGCGCGCCGCATCACGCGCGAAGAGGGCCTGCTCGTGGGCGGATCGTCGGGCACGGCGGCCGTCGCCGCGGTCAAGCTCGCGCGCACGCTGCCGAAAGAGGCGATCGTGGTCGTGCTCTTTCCGGATTCGGGGCGCGGCTACATGTCGAAGATTTTCAACGACGAGTGGATGATCGCCAACGGTTTCCTCTCCGAGGGCAAACGCAAAGCGACGGTCGGCGACGTGCTGCGCGGCAAAACGCCGTTGCCGCCGATGATCACGGTCAAGCCAGACGACACCGTGAAAACCGCGCTCGATTTGTTGCGCAAGTACGAGATCTCACAGTTGCCGGTCATGAAGGGCCATGAGAGCGTCGGAAGCGTCAACGACGTCGGCGTGATGCAAGCGGTCTTCGATCAGGCCGACATCCTGCATAAACCGGTCACCGAGGTCATGGGCCGGGCCTTCCCCTCGCTCGAACAGCACGAGGAAATCGAGCGCGCCTACAAACTGCTCACACTCGCCAACCCCGCGGTCGTGGTGACGGACGACGGCGAGCCGATCGGCGTACTCGCGCGCCAAGACATCATCAGCTTCCTCTCGTCCAGCATCGCCGATACGAAATAA
- a CDS encoding cystathionine gamma-synthase — protein sequence MKFSTKAIHVGQEADPATGATIVPIYQTSTYTQEAVGKHKGFDYSRTINPTRLALEKQLASLEGGDYGYAFASGMAATAAVLNLLSAGDHAVVTDDLYGGTYRLFSRVFERYGLEFSYVDMTNFDAVRSAIRKNTKLFWLETPTNPLLKLIDIAAISSLRGAGQIVAVDNTFATPYFQQPLALGADVVVHSTTKYIGGHSDVVGGVAITSDGAIAETIKFHQNAVGGVPGPSDAWLTMRGAKTLALRMRAHAANAQAVAEFLEAHPQVAKVYYPGLPSHPQHELAKRQMSGFGGMVSFVLKGEPGRALDFAHRLRYFSLAESLGGVESLICHPARMTHGSIPSDVRERRGVTDALLRLSVGIEDVDDLLEDLEQALGHVDGVLDRAHV from the coding sequence ATGAAATTCTCGACCAAGGCAATTCACGTCGGACAGGAAGCCGATCCGGCGACGGGCGCGACCATCGTGCCGATCTACCAAACCTCGACCTACACGCAGGAAGCCGTCGGAAAACACAAAGGCTTCGATTACTCTCGAACGATCAATCCGACGCGTCTCGCGCTCGAGAAGCAACTCGCCTCGCTCGAAGGCGGCGATTACGGCTATGCGTTCGCAAGCGGGATGGCGGCGACGGCCGCCGTGCTCAACCTGCTCTCCGCGGGCGATCACGCCGTCGTCACCGACGATCTCTACGGCGGAACCTATCGTCTCTTCTCGCGCGTGTTCGAACGCTACGGGCTCGAGTTCAGCTACGTCGACATGACCAACTTCGACGCCGTTCGCAGTGCGATACGGAAAAACACGAAATTGTTCTGGCTCGAGACGCCGACCAATCCGCTGCTCAAACTCATCGACATCGCCGCCATTTCATCGCTGCGCGGCGCCGGACAAATCGTCGCCGTCGACAATACGTTCGCGACGCCGTATTTTCAGCAGCCGCTCGCGCTCGGCGCGGACGTCGTGGTCCATTCGACGACCAAGTATATCGGCGGCCATTCCGACGTGGTCGGCGGGGTCGCGATCACCAGCGACGGAGCGATCGCCGAGACGATCAAGTTTCATCAGAATGCGGTCGGCGGCGTGCCCGGCCCGAGCGACGCGTGGCTCACGATGCGCGGCGCGAAGACGCTGGCACTGCGGATGCGCGCTCACGCGGCCAACGCGCAAGCCGTCGCCGAATTTCTCGAGGCACATCCGCAGGTGGCGAAGGTGTACTACCCCGGGTTGCCCTCGCACCCTCAGCACGAGCTCGCCAAACGCCAGATGAGCGGTTTCGGGGGCATGGTTTCCTTCGTGCTCAAAGGCGAGCCCGGGCGCGCGCTCGATTTTGCGCATCGGCTGCGGTACTTCAGTCTCGCCGAAAGTCTCGGCGGCGTGGAATCCTTGATTTGCCATCCCGCCCGCATGACGCACGGCTCGATTCCGAGCGACGTTCGCGAGCGGCGCGGCGTGACCGACGCCCTCTTGCGGCTCTCCGTCGGCATCGAAGACGTCGACGATTTGCTCGAGGATCTCGAACAGGCGTTAGGGCATGTTGACGGGGTACTGGACCGCGCTCACGTCTGA
- a CDS encoding alpha/beta hydrolase-fold protein has protein sequence METSYGQLLGLHGALHFDRIASDALAGNALGDPHERPIIVYTPPGYDPQGSRRYPVLYVLHGYTGDAPALIAARPWERNVVQWADGLMREGRMPPVLLVIVDGFTRLGGSQYVNSVHNGDYATYVVRDVIGHVDRSYRTLAREGGRAVLGKSSGGFGSMHLVMEYPGTFAAFASHSGDSYFLYAYPPSFPLVQRMLEKHEFSVPAFVESFEKKHKRAQAEYTTMEILGYAAAYSPRSANAFDLDLPFALESGQFREDVFARWLAFDPVERVPGRAAELRRLRLRYLDCGRRDEYGLDVGARLVTQRIRELGLPVRHEEFDDDHRNVGYRYEISLPALADVLDKDA, from the coding sequence GTGGAGACGAGTTACGGCCAATTGCTGGGTTTGCACGGCGCGCTGCATTTCGATCGCATCGCGAGCGATGCGCTCGCCGGTAACGCGCTCGGCGATCCGCACGAGCGCCCGATCATCGTGTACACGCCACCCGGGTACGACCCGCAAGGCTCGCGGCGCTATCCCGTTCTCTACGTGCTCCACGGTTATACGGGCGACGCGCCCGCGCTGATCGCGGCGCGCCCCTGGGAGCGTAACGTCGTCCAGTGGGCCGACGGGCTCATGCGCGAGGGGCGCATGCCGCCGGTGCTGCTGGTCATCGTCGATGGGTTCACGCGCCTTGGCGGTTCGCAGTACGTCAACTCCGTCCACAACGGCGACTACGCGACCTACGTCGTGCGCGACGTGATCGGTCACGTCGATCGTTCGTATCGTACGCTGGCGCGCGAAGGCGGGCGCGCCGTGCTGGGCAAATCGTCGGGCGGCTTCGGCTCGATGCACCTGGTGATGGAGTATCCCGGCACGTTCGCGGCGTTTGCTTCGCACAGCGGCGATTCGTATTTCCTCTATGCGTACCCGCCGTCGTTCCCCCTCGTGCAGCGCATGCTCGAGAAACACGAGTTCTCCGTTCCGGCATTCGTCGAATCGTTCGAGAAGAAGCACAAGCGCGCGCAGGCCGAGTATACGACGATGGAGATTCTCGGATATGCGGCCGCGTATTCGCCGCGATCGGCGAACGCGTTCGATCTCGATCTGCCGTTCGCGCTCGAGAGCGGGCAATTTCGCGAGGACGTGTTCGCACGCTGGTTGGCCTTCGACCCGGTCGAGCGCGTGCCGGGCCGCGCGGCGGAACTGCGGCGCCTGCGTTTGCGTTATCTCGACTGCGGGCGCCGCGATGAATACGGGCTCGATGTCGGCGCCCGATTGGTGACGCAGCGCATCCGCGAGCTCGGGCTCCCGGTCCGGCACGAGGAGTTCGACGACGACCACCGCAACGTGGGATACCGGTACGAAATCTCTCTCCCGGCCTTGGCCGACGTACTCGATAAGGACGCATGA
- a CDS encoding beta-galactosidase: MHLALVLCALLWKTWHTSAVIERNGTPVFTVDGRPFFVYGAAFFYERTPVARWRTDLERYRAMGINTIDLYLIWNWHEPDPHTIDFDGHTNPQRNLYRLFALIHQLGFKVIVRPGPVIRNEWRNGGYPDWLLERPAYNMPLHDILEGRYPATATLQNAHADAAANEWLHNPVHLHYAARWLHDVLTAIEPWSHDVIAIALDDDQGAYLDNDTYPAPHWHAYMNWLKARVQSTVGTRVPLFINTYQMKETASAPVWAWGNWYQSDAYRIGEHDILQLAFSFGLLQTQVGLPVMASEFQAGWLQGADQTSPRPSAPQNTTIALHEMLHMGLHGVVNFPVQDTRNPAGYEAPWANWFYGWDAALDVNGNPSPRYAPTAAFGRFVERYGPLLATMQPKVDRFIAWRGNPDATIAQFARCRALALTCRVYDPRYQPHVPALHGPSSTGGLHDAALLVTPDGRRALLDIFNPSMTSEVTPRTSVTVGGRRYPIAPQRIAGGGALDIPLGFTPPPAPRAIPLPRLTPLPVAWRAVAPGEAIVYALDVFHDEMPTYVLDNGIVRIVVSADAGARSFIYEDDLTGKNYFNSIGAARDDVANPPTPSPRDYIAAYTHPIPAGTFNRPYRCHIDVSGAYAALTCTYTAPDFGPKPVTFTKTFSLLPDADDFTVTRPIPNGITTTYYRRGESWTITGIRQSTPQGAATATPIPRAAHALSTKRERPHTSTSHRFTPRGAGLVSAPT, translated from the coding sequence ATGCATCTCGCGCTCGTCCTTTGCGCGCTCCTCTGGAAAACGTGGCACACCTCGGCCGTGATCGAGCGGAACGGAACGCCGGTCTTTACCGTCGACGGCCGCCCCTTCTTCGTCTACGGCGCAGCGTTCTTCTACGAGCGCACGCCGGTCGCGCGCTGGCGTACCGATCTCGAGCGTTACCGTGCGATGGGAATCAACACCATCGATCTCTATCTGATTTGGAATTGGCACGAACCCGATCCGCACACCATCGACTTCGACGGTCACACGAATCCGCAGCGCAACCTGTACCGGCTCTTCGCGCTGATCCATCAGCTCGGATTCAAAGTCATCGTCCGGCCGGGGCCGGTGATTCGCAACGAGTGGCGCAACGGCGGTTATCCCGACTGGCTGCTCGAGCGGCCGGCCTATAACATGCCGCTGCACGACATTCTCGAGGGGCGGTATCCCGCAACCGCGACGCTGCAGAACGCGCATGCCGACGCCGCGGCGAACGAGTGGCTGCACAATCCGGTGCATTTGCACTACGCGGCTCGCTGGCTGCACGACGTGCTCACCGCGATCGAGCCTTGGTCGCATGACGTGATCGCGATCGCGCTCGACGACGATCAGGGCGCGTACCTCGACAACGACACCTACCCCGCCCCGCATTGGCACGCGTACATGAACTGGCTCAAAGCGCGCGTGCAATCGACGGTGGGTACGCGCGTCCCGCTCTTCATCAACACCTATCAAATGAAAGAGACGGCCTCGGCCCCCGTGTGGGCATGGGGCAATTGGTACCAGAGCGACGCGTATCGCATCGGCGAGCACGATATCTTGCAGCTCGCGTTCTCCTTCGGCTTGTTGCAGACGCAGGTCGGCCTGCCGGTGATGGCGAGTGAGTTTCAGGCCGGCTGGCTGCAAGGCGCCGACCAGACGTCGCCGCGCCCCTCCGCACCGCAGAACACGACGATCGCGCTGCACGAGATGCTGCACATGGGTTTACACGGCGTCGTGAACTTCCCGGTCCAAGATACGCGCAACCCGGCCGGGTACGAAGCGCCTTGGGCTAACTGGTTCTACGGTTGGGACGCCGCCCTCGACGTGAACGGCAATCCGTCGCCGCGCTACGCGCCGACCGCCGCCTTCGGCCGGTTCGTGGAGCGTTACGGTCCGCTGCTGGCGACGATGCAGCCGAAGGTCGATCGCTTCATTGCCTGGCGCGGCAACCCCGATGCGACGATCGCGCAGTTCGCGCGCTGCCGCGCGCTCGCCCTGACGTGCCGCGTGTACGACCCGCGCTATCAGCCGCACGTGCCCGCGCTGCACGGTCCCTCGAGCACCGGCGGCCTGCACGACGCGGCGCTGCTCGTCACGCCCGACGGCAGGCGCGCGCTGCTCGACATCTTCAATCCAAGTATGACAAGCGAAGTCACACCGCGAACGAGCGTGACCGTCGGCGGACGCCGTTATCCGATTGCGCCGCAGCGCATCGCGGGCGGCGGCGCGCTCGACATTCCGCTCGGCTTCACGCCGCCGCCGGCGCCGCGCGCGATTCCGCTGCCGCGTCTGACGCCGCTGCCCGTCGCCTGGCGCGCGGTCGCGCCGGGTGAGGCAATCGTCTACGCACTCGACGTCTTCCACGACGAGATGCCGACCTACGTGCTCGACAACGGCATCGTACGAATCGTCGTATCGGCGGACGCCGGCGCGCGCTCGTTCATCTATGAAGACGATCTCACCGGGAAGAACTATTTCAACTCGATCGGCGCGGCGCGCGACGATGTCGCGAACCCGCCGACGCCCTCACCACGCGATTACATCGCCGCCTACACCCACCCGATTCCGGCCGGCACGTTCAACCGCCCGTATCGCTGCCACATCGATGTGAGCGGTGCATATGCGGCGCTGACCTGTACCTATACCGCGCCGGACTTCGGGCCCAAGCCGGTGACATTCACGAAAACGTTTAGCTTGCTGCCGGACGCCGACGATTTCACCGTGACGCGGCCGATCCCGAACGGCATCACGACGACGTATTACCGACGAGGCGAATCCTGGACGATAACGGGAATCCGACAGAGCACCCCGCAAGGAGCTGCAACCGCCACCCCGATTCCGCGCGCGGCGCACGCATTGTCTACCAAGCGGGAAAGACCGCACACATCCACTTCACACCGCTTCACACCGCGCGGCGCAGGGCTCGTCTCCGCTCCAACATAA
- a CDS encoding DegV family protein, which translates to MAVVIVTDSGCDLTLDEARSLGVEIVPVWIVIGDTKYRDCVDLEIARFFALTESSEALPKTESPQVEQFAETFQRLTAAGNSVVAILLSSRISQSVANATTAAAPFGDRVRIVDSLSSAGVEYLLVARALELARGGATAATIADSLDPGKMKSVAFFTGPNVGNLGRTGRVAQSVAALSQTLHVYVVLKMNENGAIVPAGQSRDEPHALEIMVDSALRALRGSREMRFCVSHARAPEAARAAAELLRAREPAASEVPIREYTATIALHQGVGAVGIYGIAP; encoded by the coding sequence ATGGCTGTTGTAATCGTGACCGACAGCGGGTGTGACCTTACTTTAGATGAGGCGCGGAGCCTCGGCGTGGAGATCGTACCGGTTTGGATCGTCATCGGCGATACGAAGTACCGCGACTGCGTCGACTTGGAGATCGCGCGCTTCTTCGCGCTGACCGAGTCGTCGGAGGCGCTGCCGAAAACCGAATCGCCGCAAGTCGAACAATTCGCGGAAACATTCCAGCGGCTCACCGCTGCCGGGAACTCGGTCGTCGCGATCTTGCTTTCGTCACGCATCTCACAGTCGGTCGCGAACGCGACGACGGCTGCGGCACCGTTTGGTGACCGGGTGCGGATCGTCGACAGCCTCAGCTCCGCCGGCGTCGAATATCTGCTGGTCGCACGGGCGCTCGAACTTGCGCGCGGCGGTGCGACCGCAGCGACGATCGCCGACTCGCTCGATCCCGGCAAGATGAAGTCGGTCGCCTTTTTCACCGGCCCGAACGTGGGGAATCTCGGTCGTACCGGGCGTGTCGCACAATCCGTTGCGGCCCTTAGCCAAACGCTCCACGTCTACGTCGTGCTCAAGATGAACGAAAACGGCGCGATCGTGCCCGCCGGACAAAGCCGCGATGAGCCGCATGCACTCGAGATCATGGTGGATTCCGCGTTGCGTGCCCTACGCGGCAGCCGCGAGATGCGGTTCTGCGTCAGTCACGCGCGCGCTCCGGAAGCCGCGCGAGCCGCGGCCGAACTGCTGCGCGCGCGCGAGCCCGCGGCGAGCGAGGTGCCGATTCGCGAGTACACGGCGACGATTGCGTTGCATCAGGGCGTGGGCGCCGTCGGAATATACGGCATCGCGCCGTAG